GTAGAAAATACATGGCATTTACATTCTTTTTCAGGGATGCACAGACCCTTCGTCTAGCAATAGAACAATTTCATCCCTATATCCAAAGCAGAACGAGAATTACCATCTGGAGCGCAGGATGTGCAATGGGACAGGAGCCCTACACATTTGCAATCATCCTCCGTGAAATAATTGGACCATACCTATTTCGAAATGTCAAAATCTACGCCACAGATCTGGATCAGTATGGAAACTATGGGAAGATCATTAACGAGGGAAAATACCCATTAAAAGATCTGGAGAGGATACCGGAAGATATCCTGGCAAGATACTTCACTCCAGCCGATGAAGATCCTTCGCAACGTATCATTCTAGAGGAGATAAGACATTCAGTGGAGTTTCATAGACATGATCTCCTCTCATTTGAGCCAATTCGATCAGGTATTCACATGATCATCTGTAAAAATGTCCTCCTTCACTTCTCAGCTGAAGAGAGAATAAAAGTCTGGATGATGTTCTGGAATACTCTAGAAGAAGGGGGTTTTATGCTCCATGAACATACTCAGAAGTTACCAGACGAATTGAACGGAAAGTTTGAATTGATGGTCATGAACGCACAGATATTTCGAAAGATCGGAAAATAACATGCATATCCGAAACCTGACCGGACATAGCACTGAATACACTTCAAATGTCTACCACATAAGTAGCGAGTATCTCCATTTGAATGATCAAGCCAGCCTTATTGATGTGGGCCGTGATGTGAGTATACTTGGCGAACTGGGAAATATCAGGACAGGTATCGGAAAGAAACCAATCGAGCAGATCTTCCTTACACATTCACACTTTGATCATGCCGGACTCCTTCATGAGATCCTTGACAGGTACCCGGTTCCGGTTTTTGCCCACCCCGAAAGCCGAGTCCAGAGGACTATTCCATTGCATGACAAACAGATGATCCATATAGGGGATCAAGATTGCGAAGTCATCTGGGGAGAAACCCATAGTGAGGATTCAGTCTGTTACTTCAGCCATGACGAAGGAGTTCTCTTTTCCGGAGATATTCCAATAAGAATCTACACGAATGATGGCATATATAACCCGGCATTTCTTCCTGTTTTTGAGCGAATATGCTCTTATAATGTGAAAGAGATCTATCCGGGCCACGGAGATCCCATCCGTGAAGGAGTAGGGCACATGCTTGAAGAGTCGCTTCGTAACCTGAAGAGGAGCAAATTTGTTTGAGGATGCCATGACTGATAATTTTGCCTATCAGCAGGAATTAGGAGAAACAGGGTCATGAAGGTGAGAAACCTAACTGCGGGATCTGAGATTTACACCTCAAATGCGTACCTGTGTTTGCCCTCTTTTCCCGGAGAGGGTAACTCAGAGATGGATAACCAGAAATGCGGCCTTCTCATTGACACTGGTTGCGACCCTCAAATACTATCAATATTGAAACAGATCGAATCTGAGAATCGGAGTCAACCCGTATGCCAGGTTATCCTGACACACAGCCATTATGATCATACCAAAATTCTCAAGGATATAAAGTCAATCTGGCCGGTAAAAACCTACGCATATTCTGCATACCTGCACGGAATTGATAATGTAGTAAAAGGCGGAGAGACAGTGCAGGTTAATGGGAAAAATTTTGATCTTATCCATGTTCCCGGCCATAGTACGGATTCTATTTGTATCTACTGCAGGGAAAATCAGTTGCTCTTCTCAGGAGATACGCCGCTGACGATCTGGGGGACTGAAGGAACTTATGAACGCCCCTTTGTTGAAGCATTTGAAAAACTTGTCGAACTCCCGGTGCATACAATATACCCGGGACATGGAGAAGTTATAACCAAAGATTGTAACAGAATACTGGAACAGTCACTTCGAAACCTTCGAAAAAGCAGAGTTCTGTGATCTGTTTTTTATCTATGAGAAATCATTCCTGAATTGGTTTTCTGTAAGGTATCACTTTATTTCTAAACCTCCCATTCATAAGAGGTGAAGACGGTAATCATTGGAGGTGGACTTGCAGGGGTAACCCTGGCCCACCTCCTATCAAAACAGGGTGAAGAGGTTCTGGTTTTAGAAAAGGACTCCAGTATTGGGGGTCTATGTAAATCAATCACGACTGATGGCTTCACATTTGATATTGGCGGTTCTCATATCATCTTCTCCAGGGATCAGGAGGTTCTTTCATTTATGCATCAGGTTCTCGAAGAGAACCGGGGTGAGAGAAAGAGAGACACGAAAATATTTTATAAAAATCGTTTTATCAAATATCCCTTCGAAAACGGACTGTATGAACTTCCTAAAGAGGACTGTTTTACCTGCCTGAATGAGTACATAAAAACACTTATCGCCCATGAAAAAGGTGAACTCAAAGATCCTGAAAATTTCAGAGACTGGATATACCATACTTTTGGAAAAGGTATCGCTGAGGCATACCTGGTCCCATATAATGAGAAGATTTGGAACTACCCACTTGATCAGATCTCTGCACACTGGGTTGAAGGCCGTGTTCCCCGCCCACCGGTTGAAGATATAATCAAGGCAGCAGTGGGGGTGGAAACCGAAGGTTATGCTCATCAATCAATCTTTTCATACCCGATAACAGGTGGAATAGAGGCACTCATTGAGGCGATTGCACACCCAGTTACAAACCGGATAAAGACCGGTTTTGATGTAACCTCTATTCAAAAAACTGAAAATGGATGGGAAGTCAGTAATGGGACAGAAATTATCAGGGCAGATAAATTGATCAGCACTCTTCCTCTCCAGATTCTACAGTCATGTTTCAGTTCTTTACCAGATCCAGTTAGAACTGCCATCAACGCCCTCAAATATAACTCGATTGTCTGTGTTGGGATCGGACTTAACGGACAGACACTCCCTTTCTCCTGGATGTATCTTCCAGAAAAAGAAGGAACTGCAGCTAACAGGATCTCATTCCCTTCAAACTTCTCAACAGAGGTTGCTCCTGATGGTTGTTCATCGATTCTTGCTGAGATAACATACAACGCCGGTGACAGGATAGATCAGATGAGTGATGCAGAGATAGTAAGGGATACCATCAATGCTTTGGGAACTGCAAAAATTCTTGATCCTGACCAGGTAAGATCTGCACTTGCAGTTCGCCATCGATTTGCGTATGTCGTATATGACCTTGCGTGGCAGCAGAATATGAAGATAATAAAAGATCACTTTGCATCAGTTGATATCTCTCTTGTGGGACGGTTTTCTCAATTTGAGTACCTCAACATGGATGGGGTCATCAGATCGGTCATGGATTTTGTAAGAGGCTCGTAATGGATGTCAACTTTGTCGTTGAAGACATGCTGCTTTTTAAGTACATCGGGTGTTCTACTGTTGCTCGTACGTTGTATAAAACTCTGAAACAGGAATCTGATTTGGATCTCACATGGGAGAGGTTCAGGTACAATGCTGACATATCACACTACCACACCTTCGGCCCAATTGCTCTTCTCAACCGGAGATTATCGGGCGGAAAAAGAATCCTTACTGCCCATTCAACTCCGAGAGTCAATATTGGCAATCTTGCCCTTACCAAAGCGATCAACAAACGATATCCCGAGATCTATCGCAAATTTGATCATATTGTAACAATATCCGAATCCTGTGAACAGGAGGTTAAGGAGATGGTGCCGGATGTTCCGGTTACAAGGATACCGAATGGGATTAACAGGAGTTATTTTCACCCATCACCAGAAAAGCGGATTTCATTCAGGGAGATGTATGGGATAAGTGAGGATGAACAAATGATCCTGACCGTGGCACAGGTAAGTCCACGGAAAGGATTCTATGATTTCATTGAACTTGCATCCAGGTACCCAGATATCAGATTTGTCTGGGTGGGAGGTTTTCCAT
This DNA window, taken from Methanospirillum lacunae, encodes the following:
- a CDS encoding CheR family methyltransferase, with amino-acid sequence MAFTFFFRDAQTLRLAIEQFHPYIQSRTRITIWSAGCAMGQEPYTFAIILREIIGPYLFRNVKIYATDLDQYGNYGKIINEGKYPLKDLERIPEDILARYFTPADEDPSQRIILEEIRHSVEFHRHDLLSFEPIRSGIHMIICKNVLLHFSAEERIKVWMMFWNTLEEGGFMLHEHTQKLPDELNGKFELMVMNAQIFRKIGK
- a CDS encoding protoporphyrinogen/coproporphyrinogen oxidase; the encoded protein is MKTVIIGGGLAGVTLAHLLSKQGEEVLVLEKDSSIGGLCKSITTDGFTFDIGGSHIIFSRDQEVLSFMHQVLEENRGERKRDTKIFYKNRFIKYPFENGLYELPKEDCFTCLNEYIKTLIAHEKGELKDPENFRDWIYHTFGKGIAEAYLVPYNEKIWNYPLDQISAHWVEGRVPRPPVEDIIKAAVGVETEGYAHQSIFSYPITGGIEALIEAIAHPVTNRIKTGFDVTSIQKTENGWEVSNGTEIIRADKLISTLPLQILQSCFSSLPDPVRTAINALKYNSIVCVGIGLNGQTLPFSWMYLPEKEGTAANRISFPSNFSTEVAPDGCSSILAEITYNAGDRIDQMSDAEIVRDTINALGTAKILDPDQVRSALAVRHRFAYVVYDLAWQQNMKIIKDHFASVDISLVGRFSQFEYLNMDGVIRSVMDFVRGS
- a CDS encoding MBL fold metallo-hydrolase; translated protein: MDNQKCGLLIDTGCDPQILSILKQIESENRSQPVCQVILTHSHYDHTKILKDIKSIWPVKTYAYSAYLHGIDNVVKGGETVQVNGKNFDLIHVPGHSTDSICIYCRENQLLFSGDTPLTIWGTEGTYERPFVEAFEKLVELPVHTIYPGHGEVITKDCNRILEQSLRNLRKSRVL
- a CDS encoding MBL fold metallo-hydrolase, producing the protein MHIRNLTGHSTEYTSNVYHISSEYLHLNDQASLIDVGRDVSILGELGNIRTGIGKKPIEQIFLTHSHFDHAGLLHEILDRYPVPVFAHPESRVQRTIPLHDKQMIHIGDQDCEVIWGETHSEDSVCYFSHDEGVLFSGDIPIRIYTNDGIYNPAFLPVFERICSYNVKEIYPGHGDPIREGVGHMLEESLRNLKRSKFV
- a CDS encoding glycosyltransferase family 4 protein; its protein translation is MDVNFVVEDMLLFKYIGCSTVARTLYKTLKQESDLDLTWERFRYNADISHYHTFGPIALLNRRLSGGKRILTAHSTPRVNIGNLALTKAINKRYPEIYRKFDHIVTISESCEQEVKEMVPDVPVTRIPNGINRSYFHPSPEKRISFREMYGISEDEQMILTVAQVSPRKGFYDFIELASRYPDIRFVWVGGFPYGIASKDYLKIKWLIQKRTNNVIFTGFVRDIAEAYCAADIFFMPTFAETFGLAVLEAQACGLPVLARNIPEFHEVYGDTVRYFSTIEDAGREITDETTLRACAIQARDASAHYDIKDVCTAHIKLYQEIFNT